A genomic window from Thioalkalivibrio sp. ALJ12 includes:
- the coaE gene encoding dephospho-CoA kinase (Dephospho-CoA kinase (CoaE) performs the final step in coenzyme A biosynthesis.), which produces MRRVGLTGGIGCGKSRVAGLFASLGVPVLDADRITRELQEPGHDLHAAIVQQFGPGVLDARGRLDRGALRTRVFAQPDERKALEALVHPAVHAELERRLRDLPDTNGYALIVVPLLFEAGWEHEFDPVIVVDCKPEEQLERVTHRDGRTPAEVQAIMDCQLSPDERRQRGDRVITNDRTTTDEDLRQQVSGLHDELRAVTGHG; this is translated from the coding sequence ATGCGGCGGGTCGGACTGACAGGCGGGATTGGCTGCGGCAAGAGCCGCGTCGCCGGGTTGTTTGCCAGCCTGGGGGTACCGGTGCTCGACGCCGACCGGATCACCCGCGAACTGCAAGAGCCGGGACACGACCTGCATGCCGCGATCGTTCAACAGTTCGGACCAGGGGTACTCGATGCGCGGGGACGCCTGGATCGCGGGGCCCTGCGCACACGGGTCTTCGCACAACCCGACGAGCGCAAGGCGCTGGAAGCGCTGGTCCACCCCGCGGTGCACGCAGAACTGGAACGCCGTCTGCGTGATCTGCCAGACACCAACGGCTATGCGCTGATCGTGGTGCCGCTGCTGTTCGAGGCCGGGTGGGAGCACGAGTTCGACCCGGTCATCGTGGTCGACTGCAAGCCGGAGGAACAGCTCGAGCGCGTCACCCATCGCGATGGCCGCACCCCGGCCGAGGTGCAGGCCATCATGGACTGCCAGTTGAGCCCGGACGAGCGCCGCCAGCGCGGCGACCGGGTGATCACGAACGACCGCACGACCACGGACGAGGATCTGCGCCAGCAGGTGTCCGGCCTGCACGATGAGCTGCGAGCCGTAACGGGGCATGGCTAG
- the argJ gene encoding bifunctional glutamate N-acetyltransferase/amino-acid acetyltransferase ArgJ, producing the protein MAVGLQPPDTLLPVPGIRLATTAAGIRYAGRDDLVLIDAGADATIAALYTTNAFCAAPVVVAREHQSARPGRWLLINAGNANAGTGEPGLAAARACCEAVAAVVGGDARAVLPFSTGVIGEPLPVERITKVLPTLHAALVPNGWMQAGRAIMTTDTVLKGGSRRIELSGGTVTLTGIAKGSGMIHPNMATMLGFIGTDLAITEAELLPLLREANGASFNAITVDGDTSTNDAVVCMASGASSATLATAEDRETFMRALGDLCLELAQAIVRDGEGATKFVTVAVESARDEAEAARVAETVALSPLVKTALFASDPNWGRILAAVGRASVADLVIEQVAITVNGVEIVRGGGRSPDYTEAAGQQAFAQDEIEIRIALGRGQAVARKYTCDFSHEYVRINAEYRS; encoded by the coding sequence ATGGCCGTTGGGCTGCAACCACCGGACACATTGCTGCCGGTGCCCGGTATCCGTCTGGCGACTACCGCGGCGGGCATCCGCTATGCCGGGCGCGACGACCTGGTGCTGATCGATGCCGGCGCGGATGCCACCATTGCCGCGCTCTATACCACCAACGCCTTCTGCGCCGCCCCGGTCGTCGTGGCCCGTGAACACCAGTCCGCCCGCCCTGGCCGCTGGCTGTTGATTAACGCGGGCAACGCCAATGCGGGAACGGGGGAGCCGGGGCTGGCCGCTGCGCGGGCCTGCTGCGAGGCGGTCGCCGCAGTGGTCGGTGGTGATGCCCGCGCGGTGCTGCCCTTCTCCACCGGCGTGATCGGCGAGCCGCTACCGGTCGAGCGGATCACCAAGGTCCTGCCCACACTGCATGCGGCGCTGGTACCGAATGGCTGGATGCAGGCGGGCCGCGCGATCATGACCACCGATACCGTGCTCAAGGGCGGCAGTCGCCGTATCGAGCTCTCGGGCGGTACCGTGACGCTGACCGGGATCGCCAAGGGCTCCGGGATGATCCACCCGAACATGGCCACGATGCTCGGGTTCATCGGGACCGATCTCGCCATCACCGAAGCCGAACTGTTGCCTTTGCTGCGCGAAGCGAATGGGGCCAGCTTCAACGCCATTACGGTGGATGGCGACACCTCCACGAACGATGCGGTCGTCTGCATGGCCTCGGGCGCCAGTAGTGCGACGCTGGCAACGGCCGAGGACCGCGAGACCTTCATGCGCGCACTCGGAGATCTGTGCCTGGAGCTCGCGCAGGCGATCGTGCGCGACGGCGAGGGGGCGACCAAGTTCGTGACCGTGGCGGTGGAGTCGGCCCGTGACGAGGCCGAAGCCGCCCGGGTGGCCGAGACCGTGGCCCTGTCGCCGCTGGTCAAGACCGCCCTGTTCGCTTCCGACCCCAATTGGGGGCGCATCCTGGCCGCGGTCGGCCGCGCCAGCGTCGCGGACCTGGTGATCGAGCAGGTCGCCATCACCGTCAATGGCGTCGAGATTGTCCGCGGCGGCGGGCGTTCCCCGGACTACACCGAGGCGGCCGGGCAGCAGGCCTTTGCGCAGGACGAGATCGAGATCCGGATCGCGCTGGGCCGGGGACAGGCCGTGGCCCGCAAGTATACCTGCGACTTCTCCCACGAGTACGTCCGTATCAATGCCGAATACCGGTCCTGA
- a CDS encoding Nudix family hydrolase, which translates to MPNTGPEPVGTTPPLEVAVGLVLDAEGRVLVSRRLAGRHLAGYWEFPGGKIDAGESAFAGLVRELHEELGIVVRAGVQCLTVRHDFAECSVALRVFRVTDWSGEVHGREGQEWAWRDPATLDPADFPAANHPMFQALVLPQRYLITPSPAVRAEIPAVVEQVQAALVDMDGAMLQVRAPSLGRADYRALVEPLHGFARARGIPLLANAPWEWVADLSGIGWHLPERRWRALDERPSVSGLVAASVHDAEGLAEAARLGLDLAVLSPVCSTVSHPGVPGMGWAQFAARVREAGVPVYALGGMRASDLDQARTCGAQGIAAIRGLLGMQAGEAAV; encoded by the coding sequence ATGCCGAATACCGGTCCTGAGCCGGTCGGTACCACTCCGCCGCTGGAGGTTGCGGTGGGGCTGGTCCTCGATGCCGAGGGCCGCGTGCTGGTCAGCCGTCGTCTGGCCGGCCGGCACCTGGCTGGCTATTGGGAGTTTCCGGGCGGCAAGATCGATGCCGGCGAGAGCGCCTTTGCCGGCCTGGTGCGCGAGTTGCACGAAGAGCTGGGGATTGTCGTGCGCGCCGGGGTTCAGTGTCTGACTGTGCGCCATGACTTTGCCGAGTGTTCCGTGGCCCTGCGCGTGTTCCGGGTAACGGACTGGTCCGGCGAGGTGCATGGCCGCGAGGGGCAGGAATGGGCCTGGCGCGACCCGGCCACCCTGGACCCCGCGGATTTCCCCGCTGCCAATCACCCGATGTTCCAGGCCCTGGTCCTGCCGCAGCGCTACTTGATTACGCCATCCCCTGCGGTGCGGGCCGAGATCCCGGCCGTGGTTGAGCAGGTCCAGGCAGCGCTGGTGGATATGGACGGCGCGATGCTGCAGGTCCGGGCGCCGTCATTGGGGCGGGCGGACTACCGCGCCTTGGTCGAACCACTCCACGGGTTTGCCCGCGCTCGCGGGATACCGCTGCTGGCCAACGCGCCCTGGGAGTGGGTCGCGGACCTGTCCGGTATCGGATGGCATCTCCCCGAGCGGCGCTGGCGTGCGCTGGACGAACGCCCTTCGGTTTCGGGTCTGGTGGCGGCTTCGGTGCATGACGCCGAAGGGCTGGCTGAGGCCGCCCGGCTGGGGCTGGATTTGGCTGTCCTGAGTCCGGTGTGTTCCACGGTCTCCCATCCCGGCGTGCCGGGGATGGGGTGGGCGCAATTCGCCGCGCGGGTGCGCGAGGCTGGGGTCCCGGTTTATGCCCTGGGCGGGATGCGTGCGTCCGATCTGGATCAGGCGCGGACCTGTGGAGCCCAGGGGATCGCGGCCATCCGGGGGTTGCTGGGCATGCAGGCCGGTGAAGCGGCGGTTTGA
- a CDS encoding M23 family metallopeptidase → MQLIVLRPDGLCTRLPFRITLVLSVTLLALVVAAVAAAYWVGQQQREVIKVPVVPGSDQAVIEAAEREVAHEGLKHLAERVVVLERQLARVDLRMRSVGESLDLDLSELMPAMGGQGGPELEGPDSPIAMDERLYALERLLHRHQASVALIDDTLREDASREALRPQLMPVDDEAWISSAFGYRNDPFTGARRFHSGMDFAGSHGSDIRAAGGGIVVFSGKRDAYGKMVEIDHGGGLRTRYAHNSELLVEPGQRVDAGDTIARMGRTGRATDTHLHYEVLKAGQAVNPYDFLPSDD, encoded by the coding sequence ATGCAACTGATCGTACTACGACCGGATGGCCTTTGTACCCGCCTCCCGTTTCGCATCACCCTTGTCCTTTCCGTAACCCTGCTCGCCCTGGTCGTGGCCGCAGTCGCCGCCGCCTACTGGGTGGGACAGCAGCAGCGCGAGGTCATCAAGGTACCGGTGGTACCGGGAAGCGACCAGGCGGTGATCGAGGCCGCCGAGCGCGAGGTTGCGCACGAGGGCCTGAAACACCTGGCCGAACGGGTGGTGGTCCTCGAACGCCAGCTCGCCCGCGTCGACCTGCGCATGCGCTCGGTGGGTGAGAGCCTTGACCTGGATTTGTCCGAGCTGATGCCCGCGATGGGGGGGCAGGGTGGCCCCGAACTGGAGGGCCCGGATTCACCCATTGCGATGGATGAGCGCCTCTACGCCCTGGAGCGCCTGCTCCATCGACACCAGGCTTCGGTGGCCCTGATCGACGACACACTGCGCGAGGATGCCTCGCGCGAGGCCCTGCGCCCGCAGTTGATGCCGGTCGACGACGAGGCCTGGATCAGCTCGGCCTTTGGGTACCGCAATGACCCGTTTACCGGCGCCCGGCGCTTCCATTCCGGCATGGACTTCGCCGGCAGCCATGGTTCGGATATCCGGGCCGCGGGTGGTGGAATCGTGGTGTTCTCGGGCAAGCGCGATGCCTACGGCAAGATGGTCGAGATCGATCACGGGGGTGGTCTGCGCACCCGCTACGCGCACAACTCGGAGTTGCTGGTGGAGCCGGGGCAGCGCGTGGATGCCGGCGACACCATTGCGCGCATGGGCCGCACGGGCCGTGCCACGGATACGCACCTGCACTACGAAGTCCTCAAGGCGGGCCAGGCCGTTAACCCCTACGACTTCCTGCCCAGCGACGACTGA
- the ftsZ gene encoding cell division protein FtsZ translates to MTFELMDTFSQNATIKVVGVGGGGGNAVQHMVHSQLDGVDFICANTDAQALKSLDSKTLLQLGGDITKGLGAGADPSVGREAALEDRERIQDLLQGADMVFITAGMGGGTGTGAAPVVAQIAKEMGILTVAVVTKPFPFEGKKRMQVAVSGIKALTEQVDSLITIPNEKLLTVLGKNTTLLDAFKAANDVLFGAVQGIAELITRPGLINVDFADVRNVMREMGMAMMGTGTGTGEDRARQAAEAAIASPLLEDVDISGARGILVNVTGGMDVGIGEFEEVGEAVKALASEDATVVVGTVIDPEMSDELRVTLVATGLGAQTAQQERPQVRVVDAQPKRAVGSDVEVDLDQPTVKRRGGDNLAVDYNQQQGIDVLDIPAFLRKQAD, encoded by the coding sequence ATGACGTTCGAACTGATGGATACCTTTAGCCAGAACGCCACGATCAAGGTCGTTGGTGTTGGGGGTGGTGGCGGCAATGCCGTACAGCACATGGTTCACTCGCAACTCGATGGCGTGGACTTCATCTGCGCCAATACCGATGCCCAGGCCCTGAAGAGCCTGGACTCCAAGACGCTGCTGCAGTTGGGCGGCGATATCACCAAGGGCCTGGGTGCCGGGGCCGATCCGTCGGTCGGGCGCGAGGCGGCCCTGGAAGACCGCGAGCGCATCCAGGACCTGCTCCAGGGTGCGGACATGGTGTTCATTACTGCCGGTATGGGTGGCGGAACGGGCACCGGTGCGGCCCCGGTCGTTGCGCAGATCGCCAAGGAGATGGGCATCCTGACCGTCGCGGTGGTCACCAAGCCATTCCCGTTCGAGGGCAAGAAGCGCATGCAGGTGGCCGTGTCCGGGATCAAGGCGCTGACCGAGCAGGTCGATTCGCTGATTACCATCCCGAACGAGAAGCTGCTGACCGTTCTGGGCAAGAACACCACGCTGCTGGACGCGTTCAAGGCCGCCAACGACGTGCTGTTCGGTGCGGTGCAGGGGATCGCCGAGCTGATTACCCGCCCGGGCCTGATCAACGTCGACTTTGCCGACGTGCGCAACGTGATGCGCGAGATGGGCATGGCGATGATGGGTACCGGCACCGGTACCGGCGAGGACCGTGCACGTCAGGCCGCGGAGGCCGCGATTGCCAGCCCACTGCTTGAGGATGTCGATATCTCCGGTGCCCGCGGGATTCTGGTGAACGTCACCGGGGGCATGGATGTCGGTATCGGCGAGTTCGAGGAGGTCGGCGAGGCCGTGAAGGCCCTGGCGTCCGAGGATGCGACCGTGGTGGTCGGTACCGTGATCGACCCCGAGATGAGTGACGAGCTGCGCGTGACCCTGGTGGCCACCGGCCTCGGTGCCCAGACGGCCCAGCAGGAACGCCCGCAGGTGCGTGTGGTCGATGCTCAGCCCAAGCGTGCGGTTGGCTCCGACGTCGAGGTGGACCTCGACCAGCCGACGGTGAAGCGTCGTGGCGGGGACAACCTCGCGGTCGACTACAACCAGCAGCAAGGCATTGATGTGCTGGATATCCCGGCCTTTCTGCGCAAACAAGCCGACTGA
- the lpxC gene encoding UDP-3-O-acyl-N-acetylglucosamine deacetylase produces MIRQRTLKNSIRATGVGLHTGEKVVLTLRPAPVNTGIVFHRSDLDPVVEIPARAENVGDTRLSTTLVKGDVRVSTVEHLLSAIAGLGIDNLHVDVSAAEVPIMDGSAGPFVFLLQSAGLKEQDAPKEFIRVKRSVEVREGDKWVRFDPYDGFKVGFCIDFEHPMFTDGSQRAELDFSSTSFVKEVSRARTFGFMRDIEALRANQLALGGSLDNAVVLDDYKILNENGLRYDNELVKHKILDVVGDLYLLGHSLIGAFTGHKSGHALNNQLIRQLAADETAWEKVTFEDPSERLPISFGQLAPTIAGS; encoded by the coding sequence TTGATTCGACAAAGAACGCTTAAGAACAGCATCCGGGCCACAGGCGTGGGGCTGCATACCGGGGAAAAGGTCGTGCTCACGTTGCGGCCGGCGCCGGTGAATACCGGGATCGTCTTCCACCGGAGCGATCTGGATCCCGTCGTCGAGATCCCGGCTCGGGCGGAGAACGTGGGCGACACGCGTTTGTCGACAACGCTGGTAAAGGGAGACGTGCGCGTCTCGACCGTGGAACACCTGCTCTCCGCGATCGCGGGGCTGGGCATCGACAACCTGCACGTGGATGTCAGTGCCGCCGAGGTCCCGATCATGGACGGCAGTGCCGGACCGTTTGTGTTCCTGTTGCAGTCCGCCGGGCTCAAGGAACAGGACGCCCCCAAGGAATTCATCCGGGTGAAGCGCAGCGTGGAAGTCCGCGAGGGCGACAAATGGGTGCGCTTCGACCCCTATGACGGGTTCAAGGTCGGTTTCTGCATCGACTTCGAACACCCGATGTTTACCGACGGAAGCCAGCGCGCCGAGCTGGACTTCTCGTCCACCTCCTTCGTGAAGGAGGTCTCGCGTGCCCGGACCTTCGGGTTCATGCGCGATATCGAGGCCCTGCGCGCCAACCAGCTGGCGCTGGGTGGCAGCCTGGACAACGCGGTGGTGCTCGATGACTACAAGATCCTGAACGAGAACGGCCTGCGCTACGACAACGAGCTGGTCAAACACAAGATCCTCGACGTGGTCGGTGATCTGTACCTGCTGGGGCACAGCCTGATCGGCGCGTTTACCGGGCACAAGTCCGGGCATGCGCTGAACAACCAGCTGATTCGCCAGCTCGCGGCGGACGAGACGGCCTGGGAAAAGGTCACCTTCGAGGACCCCTCGGAGCGCTTGCCGATCTCCTTCGGGCAGCTGGCGCCCACGATCGCTGGCAGTTAG
- a CDS encoding DciA family protein produces MMPRPANRFVAANLSVHSDRDRELERALAPLVGEELQRGRLALTRQGETLIAVCADRPLATEIRFQQRELLKTLAAAGIEGTTEVRIRLDSTPRAPQSKPVAVQREIPESARSLLMQTARSIGDPELAGALERLAALPPQGR; encoded by the coding sequence ATGATGCCGCGCCCCGCGAACCGCTTTGTCGCGGCGAATCTGAGCGTCCACAGCGACCGCGATCGGGAGCTGGAACGCGCCCTCGCCCCACTGGTGGGGGAGGAGCTACAGCGCGGACGCCTGGCGCTGACCCGGCAGGGAGAGACCCTGATCGCGGTCTGCGCCGATCGCCCACTGGCGACCGAGATCCGCTTCCAGCAGCGCGAGCTGCTCAAGACGCTCGCGGCGGCCGGCATCGAAGGCACCACCGAGGTGCGCATTCGACTCGACAGCACGCCACGTGCACCGCAATCCAAACCGGTCGCGGTTCAACGCGAGATCCCGGAGTCGGCCCGCTCGCTACTGATGCAGACCGCGCGCTCGATCGGCGACCCGGAGTTGGCCGGGGCGCTGGAACGCCTGGCGGCGCTACCGCCGCAGGGGCGCTAG
- the secA gene encoding preprotein translocase subunit SecA has translation MVKQLVQKFFGSRNDRIIKRYRKQVEQVNALAEATEALPRQELEHKTTELRKRAQDGESIDKLLPEAFAVCRAMSVHALGMRHFDVQLIGGMVLNDGRIAEMRTGEGKTLVATLPTYLNALSGDGVHVVTVNDYLARRDAAWMGRLYHALGLSVGVVNSSGGLGVDSASYLYDPEYKAEEGGMDHLRPVTRREAYAADITYGTNNEFGFDYLRDNMAFSADQRVQRGLNFAVVDEVDSILIDEARTPLIISGPSGDSSELYERMNKLPPQLTRQEDEESEGDYYVDEKAKQVFLSEDGHEKAEQLLREEGLLEEHQSLYDAGAIQVLHHLNAALRAHALFHRDVDYLVRDNKVQIIDEFTGRIMGGRRWSEGLHQAIEAKEGVPIQRENQTLASITFQNYFRLYEKLAGMTGTADTEAYEFQTIYGLEVVVVPGNKPLVRDDMQDLVYLTQEEKYEAIIKEIQWCVERKQPVLVGTASVESSERLAQALKKTGIKFEVLNAKQHEREAAIIAHAGRPGAITLATNMAGRGTDIVLGGSLDAELAEVDLDDTAKCEQIKADWQKRHDAVLESGGLHIIGSERHESRRIDNQLRGRSGRQGDPGSSRFFLSLEDNLMRVFASERVRGLMQRLGMKEGEAIENAWVSRAIENAQRKVEAHNFDIRKQLLEYDDVANDQRRVIYEQRAELLTTEDISDTIEALLNDVVNAQISEYIPPGSIEDEWDVEGLEQALNGEFGIDLPVKQWLEDEDDLHEEPLRERIIEHARTLLAGKREQLGETTMNRLQRDMMLQVLDTQWKEHLAAMDYLRQGIGLRGYAQRNPKQEYKKEAFAMFQSLLERIKHDVIKYLLRIQLRSPEEVEALQPKKKAPAESDMNFQHENPDSALDAGAEEREPVASGDTPYRREGPKLGRNEPCWCGSGKKYKQCHGKL, from the coding sequence ATGGTCAAGCAGCTCGTACAGAAGTTCTTCGGCAGTCGCAACGACCGCATCATCAAGCGCTATCGCAAGCAGGTCGAGCAGGTGAACGCCCTCGCGGAAGCCACCGAGGCCCTGCCGCGCCAGGAGCTGGAACACAAGACCACGGAGCTGCGCAAGCGCGCCCAGGACGGCGAGTCCATCGACAAGCTGCTGCCGGAGGCCTTTGCGGTCTGCCGAGCCATGAGTGTGCATGCCCTTGGCATGCGCCATTTTGACGTGCAGCTGATCGGTGGCATGGTGCTGAACGACGGGCGCATCGCCGAGATGCGTACCGGTGAAGGCAAGACCCTGGTCGCCACGCTCCCTACCTACCTCAACGCCCTGTCCGGCGATGGTGTGCACGTGGTCACGGTCAACGACTACCTGGCCCGCCGCGATGCCGCGTGGATGGGCCGGCTGTATCACGCCCTGGGGCTGAGCGTTGGCGTGGTCAACTCCTCCGGCGGGCTGGGCGTGGACAGCGCCTCGTATCTGTACGACCCCGAGTACAAGGCCGAAGAAGGCGGGATGGACCACCTGCGACCGGTGACCCGCCGCGAGGCCTATGCCGCGGATATCACCTACGGCACCAACAACGAGTTCGGCTTCGACTACCTGCGCGACAACATGGCGTTCTCCGCCGACCAGCGGGTGCAGCGCGGTCTCAATTTCGCGGTAGTCGACGAGGTCGACTCGATCCTGATCGACGAGGCGCGGACCCCGCTGATCATCTCCGGTCCCAGTGGTGACAGCTCCGAACTGTACGAGCGGATGAACAAGCTACCGCCGCAGCTCACCCGTCAGGAAGACGAGGAGAGCGAGGGCGACTACTACGTCGATGAGAAGGCCAAGCAGGTCTTTCTGAGCGAGGATGGGCACGAGAAGGCCGAGCAGTTGCTGCGCGAGGAGGGGTTGCTGGAAGAGCACCAGTCCTTGTATGACGCCGGAGCGATCCAGGTCCTGCATCACCTGAATGCCGCGCTGCGCGCCCACGCCCTGTTCCACCGCGACGTGGACTATCTGGTGCGTGACAACAAGGTCCAGATCATCGACGAATTCACCGGCCGCATCATGGGTGGTCGGCGCTGGTCCGAGGGGTTGCACCAGGCGATCGAGGCGAAGGAAGGCGTGCCAATCCAGCGCGAGAACCAGACCCTGGCCTCGATTACCTTCCAGAACTACTTCCGCCTGTACGAGAAACTGGCCGGCATGACCGGTACTGCGGACACCGAGGCCTACGAGTTCCAGACGATCTACGGCCTCGAAGTTGTCGTGGTGCCCGGCAACAAGCCGCTGGTGCGGGACGACATGCAGGATCTTGTCTACCTGACCCAGGAAGAGAAGTACGAGGCGATCATCAAGGAGATCCAGTGGTGCGTCGAACGGAAACAGCCGGTACTGGTGGGTACCGCTTCCGTGGAAAGCTCCGAGCGCCTGGCCCAGGCGCTGAAAAAGACCGGGATCAAGTTCGAGGTGCTCAACGCCAAGCAGCATGAGCGCGAGGCCGCGATCATTGCCCACGCCGGACGCCCGGGCGCGATCACGCTGGCCACCAACATGGCCGGCCGCGGGACTGACATCGTGCTGGGTGGGTCGCTGGACGCCGAGCTGGCCGAAGTGGACCTGGACGACACCGCGAAATGCGAGCAGATCAAGGCGGACTGGCAGAAGCGCCACGATGCCGTGCTCGAGTCCGGTGGTCTGCACATCATCGGCTCCGAGCGCCACGAGTCCCGCCGCATCGACAACCAGCTGCGCGGCCGTTCCGGGCGTCAGGGCGACCCGGGCTCCAGCCGTTTCTTCCTCTCGCTGGAAGACAACCTGATGCGGGTGTTCGCCTCCGAGCGCGTGCGCGGGCTGATGCAACGCCTGGGCATGAAGGAGGGCGAGGCGATCGAGAATGCCTGGGTTTCGCGCGCGATCGAGAATGCCCAGCGCAAGGTCGAGGCGCACAACTTCGACATCCGCAAGCAGTTGCTGGAGTACGACGACGTCGCCAACGACCAGCGACGGGTGATCTACGAACAGCGTGCGGAGCTGCTGACCACCGAGGACATCAGCGACACCATCGAGGCCCTGCTCAATGACGTGGTCAATGCCCAGATCAGCGAGTACATCCCGCCGGGCTCGATCGAGGACGAATGGGACGTCGAGGGTCTGGAGCAGGCACTCAACGGCGAATTCGGGATCGATCTGCCCGTGAAGCAGTGGCTGGAGGATGAAGACGACCTGCACGAAGAGCCGCTGCGCGAACGGATCATCGAGCACGCCCGCACGCTTCTTGCCGGCAAGCGCGAGCAGCTGGGCGAGACCACGATGAACCGGCTGCAGCGCGACATGATGCTGCAGGTGCTGGATACCCAGTGGAAGGAACATCTGGCCGCGATGGACTATCTGCGCCAGGGCATCGGGCTGCGAGGCTACGCCCAGCGCAACCCGAAGCAGGAATACAAGAAGGAAGCCTTCGCGATGTTCCAGTCCCTGCTGGAACGCATCAAGCACGACGTGATCAAGTATCTGCTGCGCATCCAGCTGCGCTCGCCCGAAGAGGTCGAGGCGCTGCAGCCGAAGAAAAAGGCCCCGGCCGAGTCCGACATGAACTTCCAGCACGAGAACCCGGACAGTGCGCTGGACGCCGGGGCGGAGGAGCGCGAGCCGGTGGCCAGTGGTGACACCCCCTATCGTCGCGAGGGCCCCAAACTCGGCCGCAACGAGCCCTGCTGGTGCGGTTCGGGCAAGAAGTACAAGCAGTGCCACGGCAAGCTCTGA
- the zapD gene encoding cell division protein ZapD — translation MTQLLTFEQPLHERVRLLLRLEALAQRFGDALESGRPFDHHEALVSLVDIYALVTRVDIKRELMGEIERQTANLNRLTHQPGVDPERFTETMQAQKRLHSALEEQAGALDHRVRGNEFFNSVRQRMALPGGAFDFDLPIYHHWLAQSSPERTALLLEWFEPLNTVAEATIQVLSYMRRSGRSESAIAEDGYFERSLDTSHAWQLIRVSVDPDLGYYPEISAGRQRFTVRFFSPEDFRSRPIPAAQDIEFRLCCCAL, via the coding sequence GTGACCCAATTGCTCACCTTCGAACAACCGCTGCACGAACGCGTGCGACTGCTGTTGCGTCTGGAGGCGCTGGCCCAGCGGTTCGGGGATGCCCTGGAGTCCGGCCGGCCTTTTGACCACCATGAGGCCCTGGTCTCGCTGGTCGACATCTATGCCCTGGTCACCCGCGTCGACATCAAGCGCGAACTGATGGGCGAGATCGAGCGCCAGACTGCCAACCTCAACCGACTCACGCACCAGCCGGGCGTCGACCCGGAGCGGTTCACCGAGACCATGCAGGCGCAGAAACGCCTGCACTCCGCCCTGGAAGAACAGGCCGGGGCGCTGGATCATCGGGTGCGTGGCAACGAATTCTTCAACAGCGTGCGCCAGCGCATGGCGCTACCCGGCGGGGCCTTCGATTTCGACCTGCCGATCTACCATCACTGGCTGGCCCAAAGCTCCCCGGAGCGCACCGCACTACTGCTGGAATGGTTCGAGCCATTGAACACGGTAGCCGAGGCGACCATCCAGGTCCTGTCCTATATGCGCCGCTCCGGGCGCTCGGAGTCCGCCATCGCCGAAGACGGCTATTTCGAACGCAGCCTGGACACGAGCCATGCATGGCAGCTGATCCGGGTCAGTGTCGATCCCGATCTGGGGTACTACCCGGAGATCAGCGCAGGACGCCAGCGCTTCACGGTACGTTTTTTCTCGCCCGAGGATTTCCGCAGCCGCCCCATCCCCGCCGCGCAGGACATCGAATTCCGGCTGTGCTGCTGTGCCCTGTAA